Proteins encoded together in one Carya illinoinensis cultivar Pawnee chromosome 3, C.illinoinensisPawnee_v1, whole genome shotgun sequence window:
- the LOC122303530 gene encoding cytochrome P450 78A7 isoform X2: MALGLDTRDSSWWVFTLPAFLGSKNLLDGYVLFAIFMSFVSIVLLTWAFTVGGIAWKNGRNQRGRVSIPGPRGLPIFGSLFTLSRGLAHRSLAVMARTPASVQLMAFSLGSSPVVVASDPCTAREILTSPHFADRPLKQSAKSLMFSRAIGFAPNGAYWRLLRRIASTHLFSPRRITAHETGRQLECSAMLSNIATEQEINGTVFLRKHLQAASLNNIMGSVFGERYDPAHDSEELDELKEMVTEGFELLGAFNWSDYLPWLNYFYDPFRINERCSKLVPRVRKLVRGIIQEHRANECTKLSDSDDFVDVLLSLEGEEKLQEDDMVAVLWEMIFRGTDTTALLTEWVMAELILHPEVQEKLHTEINSAVGSRTVTDADVASLPYLQSVVKEALQSEGGVNVDVRGGDLRLAPFGAGRRVCPGKNLGLVTVTLWVAKLVHQYTWVQDVAHPVDLSEVLKLSCEMKCPLHAIALRRNDVARV, translated from the exons ATGGCGTTGGGTTTGGACACAAGGGACTCCAGCTGGTGGGTATTTACACTCCCAGCTTTTCTTGGGTCCAAAAACCTTCTCGATGGTTATGTTTTGTTTGCTATCTTCATGTCATTTGTCTCCATTGTGCTTCTCACATGGGCTTTTACGGTTGGGGGGATTGCATGGAAAAACGGGAGGAACCAGAGAGGTCGGGTTTCCATTCCTGGACCTCGGGGTCTTCCTATCTTTGGAAGCCTATTCACGCTCAGCCGTGGATTAGCCCACCGCTCCTTAGCCGTCATGGCCAGGACTCCAGCGAGTGTTCAGCTCATGGCTTTTAGCCTTGGTTCGTCACCTGTAGTCGTGGCTTCCGACCCCTGCACTGCCCGAGAGATCCTGACATCACCGCACTTTGCTGATCGTCCTCTCAAGCAGTCTGCTAAGAGTCTCATGTTCAGCCGAGCCATCGGCTTTGCCCCCAACGGGGCCTACTGGAGGCTTTTGAGAAGGATCGCTTCGACCCACCTCTTCTCACCCCGTCGCATTACAGCCCACGAGACCGGCCGCCAGTTAGAATGCTCCGCTATGCTGAGCAACATAGCAACCGAACAAGAAATTAACGGCACCGTCTTTCTAAGAAAGCACCTCCAAGCTGCCTCATTGAACAACATCATGGGGAGCGTTTTTGGCGAAAGGTACGATCCGGCGCATGATAGTGAAGAGTTGGACGAGCTTAAAGAGATGGTCACAGAGGGTTTCGAGCTTTTGGGTGCTTTCAATTGGTCTGATTATCTTCCATGGCTTAACTATTTCTATGACCCATTTCGAATCAATGAACGTTGCTCCAAGCTTGTTCCCCGAGTCAGAAAACTCGTCCGAGGCATCATCCAAGAGCACCGAGCCAACGAGTGCACAAAGCTATCTGATAGTGATGATTTCGTTGATGTTTTGCTTTCTTTGGAAGGTGAAGAGAAGCTTCAAGAGGATGACATGGTTGCCGTCTTATGG GAAATGATATTCAGAGGAACTGACACTACCGCCTTGTTAACTGAGTGGGTGATGGCCGAGTTGATCTTACACCCGGAGGTCCAGGAAAAGCTACACACAGAGATTAACAGCGCGGTTGGAAGTAGAACTGTGACAGACGCTGACGTGGCATCTCTACCCTATCTGCAGTCCGTAGTGAAAGAAGCTCTCC AGAGCGAGGGCGGTGTTAACGTGGACGTGAGGGGTGGGGATCTGAGGCTAGCACCCTTCGGCGCCGGCCGGAGAGTGTGCCCAGGCAAGAACCTAGGGCTGGTGACAGTGACATTGTGGGTGGCCAAGTTGGTGCACCAATATACGTGGGTTCAAGATGTGGCTCACCCAGTTGATCTTAGTGAGGTGCTGAAGCTGTCCTGTGAGATGAAGTGTCCTCTGCATGCTATTGCTCTGCGAAGGAATGATGTTGCTAGGGTTTGA
- the LOC122303532 gene encoding F-box/kelch-repeat protein SKIP6, with amino-acid sequence MSSSTDPDCSEQPPLIPSIPDDVALNCLARVPWSHHPTLSLVSKSIRSLLYSPLFFTARSLLQSTEPLLYLSIRSPLSPSLWFSLGRTNDQDYPRSLVPVPTAPFSSVGSSYAALGSTIYVLGGSTNDVPTSRVWALDCRFNKWLPAPSMRVGREFSAAGVVDGRIYVMGGCVVDTWARSTHWAEAFDPRTGKWEAVPSPIEIRDKWMHASAVVDGKIYAMADRGGIVYDPRNGKWESVESELDSGWRGRACVVDGVLYCYDFSGKIWGFDGKKKEWRELRGVENGLPRFLCGATMANMGGNLVVVWEEEGRGSRKETEIWCAEIGVEKRQDGRELWGKIGWVEKVRSVPSRSSIVHCVAVSV; translated from the coding sequence ATGTCTTCCTCCACCGACCCCGACTGCAGCGAGCAGCCACCCCTAATACCGTCGATCCCAGACGACGTCGCTCTGAACTGCCTTGCTCGAGTCCCTTGGTCCCACCACCCAACCCTATCCCTCGTCTCCAAATCAATCCGGTCCCTCCTCTATTCCCCTCTCTTCTTTACCGCACGCTCTCTCCTACAGTCCACTGAACCCCTCCTCTACCTCTCTATCcgatctcctctctctccttccctctgGTTCTCTCTCGGCCGCACAAATGACCAAGATTACCCTCGCTCCCTTGTCCCGGTCCCAACTGCCCCCTTCTCTTCCGTGGGATCCTCTTATGCCGCCCTGGGCTCCACTATCTACGTCCTCGGTGGCTCCACCAACGATGTTCCTACCTCTCGCGTCTGGGCCCTCGACTGCCGCTTCAATAAGTGGCTGCCAGCCCCCAGCATGCGCGTCGGGCGCGAGTTCTCTGCAGCGGGAGTCGTGGACGGCAGAATCTACGTCATGGGTGGGTGCGTGGTAGACACGTGGGCCCGTTCGACTCATTGGGCCGAGGCGTTCGACCCTAGGACCGGGAAGTGGGAAGCGGTGCCGAGCCCGATAGAGATCCGGGACAAGTGGATGCACGCTAGCGCGGTAGTGGACGGGAAGATCTACGCGATGGCGGACCGTGGCGGGATCGTTTACGACCCGAGAAATGGGAAGTGGGAAAGCGTGGAGAGCGAGCTGGACTCGGGGTGGAGAGGGAGGGCTTGCGTTGTGGATGGGGTTTTGTACTGCTACGACTTCTCGGGGAAGATTTGGGGGTTCGATGGGAAGAAAAAGGAGTGGAGGGAGCTGAGGGGAGTGGAGAATGGGCTTCCCAGGTTTCTGTGCGGCGCGACGATGGCCAATATGGGTGGGAATCTGGTGGTGGTGTGGGAAGAGGAGGGAAGGGGGAGCAGGAAAGAGACGGAGATTTGGTGTGCGGAGATTGGGGTGGAGAAGAGGCAGGATGGTCGAGAGCTGTGGGGGAAGATTGGGTGGGTGGAGAAGGTTCGGTCCGTTCCCAGTAGGTCGTCCATCGTGCACTGTGTGGCTGTTTCCGTGTAA
- the LOC122303530 gene encoding cytochrome P450 78A7 isoform X1 — protein sequence MALGLDTRDSSWWVFTLPAFLGSKNLLDGYVLFAIFMSFVSIVLLTWAFTVGGIAWKNGRNQRGRVSIPGPRGLPIFGSLFTLSRGLAHRSLAVMARTPASVQLMAFSLGSSPVVVASDPCTAREILTSPHFADRPLKQSAKSLMFSRAIGFAPNGAYWRLLRRIASTHLFSPRRITAHETGRQLECSAMLSNIATEQEINGTVFLRKHLQAASLNNIMGSVFGERYDPAHDSEELDELKEMVTEGFELLGAFNWSDYLPWLNYFYDPFRINERCSKLVPRVRKLVRGIIQEHRANECTKLSDSDDFVDVLLSLEGEEKLQEDDMVAVLWEMIFRGTDTTALLTEWVMAELILHPEVQEKLHTEINSAVGSRTVTDADVASLPYLQSVVKEALRVHPPGPLLSWARLSTSDVQLSNGMLIPADTTAMVNMWAITHDPHLWEDPLVFRPERFLESEGGVNVDVRGGDLRLAPFGAGRRVCPGKNLGLVTVTLWVAKLVHQYTWVQDVAHPVDLSEVLKLSCEMKCPLHAIALRRNDVARV from the exons ATGGCGTTGGGTTTGGACACAAGGGACTCCAGCTGGTGGGTATTTACACTCCCAGCTTTTCTTGGGTCCAAAAACCTTCTCGATGGTTATGTTTTGTTTGCTATCTTCATGTCATTTGTCTCCATTGTGCTTCTCACATGGGCTTTTACGGTTGGGGGGATTGCATGGAAAAACGGGAGGAACCAGAGAGGTCGGGTTTCCATTCCTGGACCTCGGGGTCTTCCTATCTTTGGAAGCCTATTCACGCTCAGCCGTGGATTAGCCCACCGCTCCTTAGCCGTCATGGCCAGGACTCCAGCGAGTGTTCAGCTCATGGCTTTTAGCCTTGGTTCGTCACCTGTAGTCGTGGCTTCCGACCCCTGCACTGCCCGAGAGATCCTGACATCACCGCACTTTGCTGATCGTCCTCTCAAGCAGTCTGCTAAGAGTCTCATGTTCAGCCGAGCCATCGGCTTTGCCCCCAACGGGGCCTACTGGAGGCTTTTGAGAAGGATCGCTTCGACCCACCTCTTCTCACCCCGTCGCATTACAGCCCACGAGACCGGCCGCCAGTTAGAATGCTCCGCTATGCTGAGCAACATAGCAACCGAACAAGAAATTAACGGCACCGTCTTTCTAAGAAAGCACCTCCAAGCTGCCTCATTGAACAACATCATGGGGAGCGTTTTTGGCGAAAGGTACGATCCGGCGCATGATAGTGAAGAGTTGGACGAGCTTAAAGAGATGGTCACAGAGGGTTTCGAGCTTTTGGGTGCTTTCAATTGGTCTGATTATCTTCCATGGCTTAACTATTTCTATGACCCATTTCGAATCAATGAACGTTGCTCCAAGCTTGTTCCCCGAGTCAGAAAACTCGTCCGAGGCATCATCCAAGAGCACCGAGCCAACGAGTGCACAAAGCTATCTGATAGTGATGATTTCGTTGATGTTTTGCTTTCTTTGGAAGGTGAAGAGAAGCTTCAAGAGGATGACATGGTTGCCGTCTTATGG GAAATGATATTCAGAGGAACTGACACTACCGCCTTGTTAACTGAGTGGGTGATGGCCGAGTTGATCTTACACCCGGAGGTCCAGGAAAAGCTACACACAGAGATTAACAGCGCGGTTGGAAGTAGAACTGTGACAGACGCTGACGTGGCATCTCTACCCTATCTGCAGTCCGTAGTGAAAGAAGCTCTCCGAGTTCACCCGCCTGGTCCATTGCTCTCCTGGGCCCGACTGTCAACATCGGACGTCCAGCTCAGCAACGGCATGCTTATTCCCGCCGACACAACAGCAATGGTCAACATGTGGGCCATCACGCATGACCCGCACCTGTGGGAGGACCCACTGGTTTTCAGGCCGGAGAGGTTTCTGGAGAGCGAGGGCGGTGTTAACGTGGACGTGAGGGGTGGGGATCTGAGGCTAGCACCCTTCGGCGCCGGCCGGAGAGTGTGCCCAGGCAAGAACCTAGGGCTGGTGACAGTGACATTGTGGGTGGCCAAGTTGGTGCACCAATATACGTGGGTTCAAGATGTGGCTCACCCAGTTGATCTTAGTGAGGTGCTGAAGCTGTCCTGTGAGATGAAGTGTCCTCTGCATGCTATTGCTCTGCGAAGGAATGATGTTGCTAGGGTTTGA